In Pirellulales bacterium, the DNA window CGTACGACACCGTGCCCTTGTAGCGGCCGTGGTTGCTGTCGTACTTCAGCAACGTGGCGAGGACCTTGTTGTCGGTCAGGTCATTGATGGCGACCACCTCGAACTCATTCGGGCGGGCCATCAGATTGCGGAACACGAGTCTACCGATTCGGCCGAAGCCGTTGATCGCGACGCGAATGGCCATCACAAATCTCCTTCAGACGCGGGGTGTAGCGACACTTTGGCCGGACGCGTGACGTCGCGGCGCCGCAACGAAGGCGCGCCCCCCTCGGGGGTCACGCAGCGGCGACAGTAAGGTGTGGCAGGAAACGGGATTATACTGGTGCCCTCCACACCCAGCAACTGCCCCGCAGAGACGCTTGCATGCCCCCCGCACGCCCCGATTGGAACCTGCCGCAAGGCGTCACGCACTCCCTTTGGGAATACGCCACGGCCGACCATATCGCCACCGAGTACGACGACTACTTCGCTTACAACAAACTCTTCCAGTTCGACGAAGCGGTCCTGCTGCGGCACTTCACCCGTCCCGGCCGGCTCGTCGATCTCGGCTGCGGCACCGGCCGACTCCTCATGCCCTTCGCGCGGCGTGGGTTCCACTGCGTGGCGGTCGACCTCTCGCGCCCCATGCTGACCGTCGTCGGCGAAAAAGCCGAACGCGCCCAGCTTGCCGTCGATCGCGTGCAGGCGAACTTCGTCGAGCTCGACTGCTTTGCCGACGCCTCGGTCGACTATTGCATCATCATGTTCAGCACGCTGGGCATGATCCGCGGAGCAGAGAACCGCGCCCGCGTGCTGGCCCACGCGCGACGCATCGTGCGGCCGGGCGGGCTCTTCGTGGCGCACGTCCACAACCGCTGGTTCCATCTCTACGATCCGCAGGGGCGCCGCTGGCTGCTCCGTGGCCTGCTCGGCAGGCTGCGCGGGAACACACTGGAACCGGGCGACAAAGTGTTCGAGTATCGCCGCATCCCCAACATGCTGCTGCACAGCTTCACGCGGCGCGAGTTCCGCGCGCTGCTCGGCGGGGCCGGCTTTCAGATCCGAGAGTTCATCTCGCTCGACGCCGACCGCCAGCGGCCCCTCGCGCACCCGTGGCTCTTGGGAGGTTTTCGCGCGAACGGCTGGATCGCCCTTTGCGAGTGAAATCGAACAGGCCTCCGCGGCTCCGCGCCAGTTCTTAATCGCTCTGCTTGCGAAGATATTCGTCGAAGAAGTCGAACGTTTCGGCTTCGGTGCGTTTGCGTTCGTCTCCCCGCCAGCCGTGCGCGGCGCCGAGCATGATCTCGACGCGCCCCGGCACGTCGACCTTGGTAAAGGCATCGATCATCTCGAAGGCCTGCTGGTAGGGAACCAGGATATCCTTCGTGCCGTGGAAGATCAGGGTCGGCGCATCGTCCTTGCTGACGTATGTGAGAGGCGAGGCACGGCGATACTCTTCGCGACGCTCGTCGAGCTTGCCCCCGAGAAAACTCTCGATGATGGGCTGCGTGATCGTGGGATACTCGGCCAGAAAGTTGGTCGGTCCGTAATAGGCCACCACGGCCTGCACCTTGCTCGACCGATCGTTCCAGCCACCGTTGCCTTCGAGGCCGTCGCTCGGTTCGGTGGTGCCGAGCATCAGCGACAGATGACCTCCGGCCGAATCGCCCGTCGCGCCGATACGAGCGGGGTCGACGTTCAATTCATCCGCATGGGCACGCAGCCAACGGACGGCGCATTTCACGTCTTCGACCTGCGCCGGAAAAAGATGTGCCGGGGCGAAACGGTAGCCCACCGAGATGGCGACGTAACCGCGCCGTGCGGCTTCGCGAATCATGTCGTGGTAGGCGTCTTTGTTCCCCTGCCGCCAGCCGCCGCCGTGGATGAAGACAATCGCCGGCGCGGGCTCGGACAGGTTCTTCGGCTTGGCCAGGTGCAGCGTGAGCTTCTCGCCACCTCCCGTGCCGTATTCGACGTTGTCGCGCACCTCGATCTCGTGCTGGTCCGCCGGCTCGTCGGCCCGCGCTGAAGCGATTGGCCAGACCGCAAACAAACACAGAAAGACAGATCGAATGAGTCGCGAGCAGGTCATGAGTGCGATCCTCGGCGAGCCTCGTGGAAGGGAAGGTTCGGACGGCGACATTCTACACCGCTCGAAATGCCCCTGCACGGCGCGGGAGGACCGCGGTGGGCATGGCGCCACGAATCGCCGCGATGCTCGCGGCAGGCCGTATTACCTGGTCGGGGGGTCGACGACTTCGCCACGCAGACGGATGTCGTCCCAGTCGGTGGTGTCGTCGAAGGAACCGATCCCCACTTGTCCCCAGGTGAAATGTTTGTCGGTGGCGGTCATCACCGGGTGTTCGAGGTCGTCGAAGTAGACCTTGATCGAGCCATCCTTCACGGTGCGCTCGATGCGCACCGCGTGCCATTCATCGTCCCAGGGGGTGCCCTCGGTACTGGTGGTCGAGATCTTCACGCGCGGGGCATCATTCACCAGAAAGATCTGGTTGGCGTGGTCGTCGGCCTGCTTCCCCAGGTGAACGTAATAGAAGTGGGCGGGATCCTGGTAGCCGAAGAAGAGGCACGCGTCGCGATGACCGTAGTCGCGCACGGTGCTGCGCACCTTGGCGTCGAGCGTGAAATCGCCCACGACGGCCTCCTTGAAGAGCGCGATGTTGAGCGGGCTGCGGTGGGGCGGCTGGTACTTGCTCGCCCGCCCCTGGCGATAGACTTTGCTCGAACCGCTATCAAAAACCTCCCAGGCCGCCGGATCGGTTGGCTGCCAGCGATCGGCCCCCTGCTCAAAGTTCTCTTCAAAGACGAGCGGCAGCTCGGTAGCGCTGGCACGAGCAGGCGTTAACGGTAGCGAGGCGGTCGCCACGAGCATCCCAGCAATCGCGATACGGAGGCCTCGAAGATTCAACCTGAGTGGCCCTGCTGGCTTGCCCAGCACGGTTGGCTCGACTCTCCCACGGCTGGGCGTGCCAGCAGTGCCGCACGAGATGACGTTCCAAGATGAAATCGAGCGCGAAGCCAAGCTCCAGGGTCGAATCACTTGCATGCTCCACTCCTCTGGTTGCGAGATGGACTGGGCGCTACTCGATCACCTTAGTGAGGGGATACTCGACGATTCCGCCGGCGCCGGCCGCTTTCAGCTTGGGAATGATGTGACGCACGACCGACTCGTCGAGCACGGTGATCACGTCGACCCAATTATCGTCGGCCAGGCTCGACACAGTGGGCCGCTGCAGGGCGGGCAGCAGCGAGAGGACGCGCGACAGCGAGGCGCGCGGCACGTTCATCATCAACCCCACCTTGCCGTCGGCGGCCATGGCCCCGCGAAGCATGAGGACGACGTCGTCGATCTTCTGCTTCTTCCAGGGATCGGCGTATGCCTCTTTGTTGGCGATGAAACGCGTCGTGCTCTGCAGTACTTCGGCCACGATGCGCAGTTGGTTCGCCCGTAGCGAGCTGCCGGTCTCGGTGACTTCCACGATCGCATCGGCCAGCTTCGGCGGTTTGACCTCGGTGGCGCCCCAACTGAATTCGATGCGCGCCTCGACGCCGTGCCGGGCGAGAAAGCTCTTGGTTAGGCCGACGGCTTCCGTGGCGATGCGCTTGCCGGCCAGGTCCTCGACCTTTTGCACCGGAGAGCTTTCGGGGACGCACAACACCCAGCGGACCGGACGACGGCTGACTTTCGAAAAAACCAACTCCGCCACCTCGTGGACGTCGGCGCCGGTCTCGACGATCCAGTCGTGGCCGGTCAGGCCCGCGTCGAGCACGCCGTCTTGCACGTAGCGGGCCATTTCCTGGGCACGGATCAGCATGCACTCGATCTCATCGTCGTCGATGCCCGGGTAGTAGCTGCGCGAACTGAAAGAGATCTTGTAACCGGCGCGGCGAAACAACTCGGCGGTCGCTTCTTGCAGGCTACCGGAGGGAATACCCAAGCGAAGGATCTGGCTCATGGGAGTGGTCAGTGGTTAGGGGTCAGTGGGCAGTGGTTAGTGGACAGGGGATTCGATGCCACTCGCTGACCCCTGGCCAGTAGCCCCTGATCACTACTTCTTGTAGACGGTGGCGGGGTCGAAGACGCGCTGGCCTACTTCCCGCAGGCCGTCGGGCGTGACTTGCCGGTAGAAGCAACTGCGGAAGCCGGTGTGGCAGGCGGCGTCGCCGATCTGGTGGACTTTGAGCAGGATGGTATCGGCGTCGCAATCGAGATAGATGCCGCGCACCTCCTGCACGTTGCCGCTTTCTTCTCCCTTGCGCCAGAGCTTGTTGCGGCTGCGGCTGAAGTAAACGGCGCGGCCGGTGGCGAGGGTCTCGGCGTAGCTCTCGGCGTTCATGTACGCCATCATCAGCACGTCGCCCGTGGCGGCATCCTGTGCAATCGCGGGGAGCAGGCCGTCTCCTTTGGCAAAGTCGGGGGCATTGGTCGGTTGGTCGCTCAAGGAAGGAGATCTCCGGCGCGGGTCTGGGGGCAATGGCCGAGGGGGGTACGAAGAACGCGGCGAACGCGGCCGCCCCTCGGACGATGGTCCGGCGCGCCGGCGAGGGGTTCACCAGCACGCTCGAAACGATCAGCATAATCGGCGCACCGGCGCCGTGCCAGGGTCAGGCCGGCGGCGACAAATGCCCGAATAACGGGCCAGGATGCCTTGCGCCGGGGGGTGGTGTGGCAGCCGGCAGGTCGTATCGATGGTGCGCGTTGCCGGGACCGAGGGGCCGGCCTTTGCCGGCGAGCGTTTCATCTCCAACCCAGCCGGAATGACCGTCCGGTTTGGCACTCTACGCGCAACAGGCGTCTGGGGGGCAATTCTTGAGTGCGCACGCTGTCCGGTCGATCAATTAGGGCAAGGGTTGCCTTCCCATCCCGTTGGTGAGCCCTGGTACGACTCTGCCGAACGCCCCCCGTTCTGGCCTGCCCCAGACAAGAAAACCTCCCGCCCGCGGAATAAAAGGAACTGGTCCCCGTGCAACGCTCGATCACGTTTTGCCTGCCCGTCTACAACGAGCAGACCACCCTGGCGACGACCGTCGCCGAAATCCTGGAAGTCCTCCCCGAGATCGCCAGCCGCTTCGAGCTATTGATCGTGGACGACGGCTCGACCGACGCCACGCCCGAGCTGGCCAGCGACCTGGCCGAGCACTACCCGCAGTTGCGGTTGCTGCATCACGGCCGACGCCAAGGCACGCGTGCAGCGCTGGCGCGCGGCGTGCGCGAGGCGCGGGGCGAGATCGTGCTCGTCCGCGAACAAGACTGCGCGCCCGGCATCGACGACGTGATGCGGGCATGGCAGCGCATCGACAGCTCGACGCACCGCATTCCCACGCTGCCGATCCTCGAAGACTCGAGCGTCCAGACCTGGGTGCAGAAGGCGATTGCCTGGGGTCAGCGCCGCGAGCGCCGCTCCGGGCAGCGCGAGAACGAGATGCTGGCCGCGGCCTTCCAGCAATCGGCCGGCAGCGACTGGCGCTGGGCCGATCGCGAGACGCTCGCCGCGCGTTTGACCGGCGAGGTGGTGGACCTGTGGAACGATCACGCCCTCGAGCTCGCGCCCGGACTGCGCCGCGACCTCCCCTCGCGCGCCGCGCAAGGTCGTGTGGCGCCCCAGCCTCGTCGTCCGGCGTTCCTCGACAAGGTGCGCGACTTCGCCACGGGCGAGTAAGTCTCGCCGCGCGAAGACTGCACCTGCTGTCATACGCGGGCTAAGCAATCACTCAACGGCCATCGTGCGAATATGCACGATGGCCGTTTCGCTTCACGCATACTTTTTTTGCGAACCCACAAGGGTGTAAACCCTTCTGAGCGCTTTTGCCGAGGCGCGCCAGCAACGTCCTAGAGCTGGGGGGAAAACCCCAAGTGTCCAGTGCCGCGGCAAGCGTGGAGTCGCGAGTTTTTTTCGAGCGGCAGGCCAGGGCGCTCGACGTGCGCGGCCACCTCGATTTGCCGGCCGACGCTGCGCGGCGTGCCCCTCGCATCGTTCTTGGTTGATGTGAAGCGGGCAAACGCACCCGGCTGGGACCTCGCTCGGCGCGGTAGAGCGGCGAACTGAAAAGAGGTCTTGACAGGGGATGCGTATTCCGTGGAACAAGCCACTTGTCTCGCCCATTTTCGCTGCCTATGATGAGGCTGTTCCAAAGCTGGCGAACGATTTTTGTTCTTATCAGCGTAAAGCGGGTGTCGCTTTAAGCCAGCGGGTCAGACGAAAGATGAATCTCGCGATCGAGGCAAGCGATCGAGAGATGCGGTTCACGCGTGATAACGGTTCGCGCGAGGATGTAGAACGCGGTCTGACAGTGGGGGAAAACTCCGCCATTCGTTGAATGGGTTGTGCGCTTTCGCAGGGGCGAAAGTGCGCGAACTACCGTGCCGGCGGAAGCCTGGCACGCGGCCTGTTCAGCGAGCCCGCGCCCATCTTCCTGGCACTTGCCGTTCTGACGCGTTGTTCCGTGACGACGATCGATGTTTGACGACGGTGGCGTACGTCCGTCTCACATCTCTTGACGGATAAGCAGGAACAACAACCCAAACCAGACGACAGCCGGCGTCGCCCTTTTTCACGCGATGCTCGTGCTCCGTGCCCTGTTGCGCACGTGGCGCGAGCCGATCGCGGGCCGCGATGCTGGTTCGACAAACCAGTGCATTCTCATCGCTACGTCATCTCATCATTTATTGGAGGGGCCACGTCGTGACGCGGCCCGGGAGGGAACGGAACATGAGCTCGGCTGCCTATCACCCGGTTCCGATCAGGGACGTTGACGAGGTGGTGCCCACCGACAGCCCCCAAGGTCGTCGGCTGCACCGCATTCGTGAGGTCCGTCGTCAGCAGGGCGTGAGCCTGCGACGAGTCGCCCGCGCGCTGAAGGTCGACTACGACACCGTCCGCGATCAGGAAGAGGAAACGACCGATCTGCCGTTGAGCCTCGTGTATCAATGGCAGAAGGTGCTCGACGTGCCGGTGGGCGATTTGCTCATCGACAGCGAAGCACCCCTTTCGACGCCGGTCATGCAGCGTGCGCGGCTGGTGAAGTTGATGAAGACGGCCCAGGCGATCATGGAGAAGGCTGAAACGCCCCCCATTCGTCGCATGGCCGAAACGCTGATCACGCAGCTCTGCGAGATCATGCCCGAGTTGAAGGACGTCAGCCCCTGGCACGCCGTGGGGCAGCGTCGCACGTTGAACGAATATGGCCGCGTCGTCGAGCGCCGTCTGACCGACGGCGTGTGGCGCGACCTGTAAACGTCGTTGCTCGAGGTACGAGAGTCCCCCGCGGGCCATAGCACCCTGACGGACATCTCCTGAAGGTGCGAGGGACGCGCGAGCGCCGTGGGCTGTGTCTTCGCGAACTACGCGAGGCGCGGCCCGCGGCGCTACGCGAGCCCCATCTCTTCGCCGATCGCTCAGCGGGGCTTTTCAAGCACCGCCGATCGCACGTTCGTGCGTAATTCTTTTTGTTATCCGCGCCGTCGTTGTAATCGCTAAAGTCTCGCCGGGCGGTCCGTCGAATCATTCTTGAAACGGGGGCAGCTTTTTCTCGCGACGCCGCACCAACGACGCCCTACCTCGTCCGGTTTTCAACCCGATTCTCGTGGGAGCGATCTTTCTATGACCGGCTTACGCTCTTGCCTCGTGCTGGGATTGCTATCGCTGGCCCTGCCAGCACGGGCTCAGGACGAGGTGATCGACCTGTCGCAACCGTTGTCGGTCCGCTCGCCCGACAAGGTCTTCAGCCACGGCGTGGTGGCAACGGGAAAATGCTGCGCCGAGGAGTGTTGCTGCCGCGACTGCTGGTTCCAGCCCGGCTGGTTCGTTGGCCTGGGGGGGAGCTTCAACTCGGTGCGCGTGGATCAGACGTTCTCGGGGACGGGCACGACGCACATCTACCAGGGCTCGCAACTGGTCGCCGTGGGAGCCGCCGGCGGTCCCGCACCCACGTTCCGCGATACCGAGACGACCTTCGCCCCGGCGGTGCAGTTCGGCTACCTCAGCCAGGCCACCGACAGCGGATGGATGTGGGGGACGAAGTTCCTCTACAAGTATCTGGGCGTGAGCTTCTCGGACAACAACGTCGATGCCCCGCAGGTGGGCGTCTTCACGGAGCTGTCCGACCCGACGAATCCGAGCACGTTCACCGGCAACGCCATCTCCGACTCGATTCAAACGTCGGTGAACCACCAGTTGGCGCTGGTACCCCTCATCGGGCGCACGGTGGGCCAGGGGCATCTTTATCTCGGCGGCGGACCGGTCGTCTTCCAGACCGACTCGCGGATGTACGGGCTGTACTCCTTTGCCGACATCAACGGCCAGCACACGGACATCGGCGGTCCGGCCGTGAATCTCTCGAGCTCGGATTGGATGTGGGGAGGCTTGTGGCAACTCGGCTACGCGTACTACTTGCGGCCGAGCTGCTTCATCGACTTCAGCTACGACTTTGCCGTGACGGGCAAGTACACGACGATCTACCCCATGCCGATCGCGAACACGCAGGGGGCCAACACCTACGAGACAATGATCGAGTATAAGAACGTGCAGCGCGTCTGGGCACAGTCGTTGACGATCACGTTCAACCTGACGTTCTAAGCGGCGCGCGCCTGGGAAAGGTTTCGCCGTTGGTCAACGTCGCTATTCTATTGCTCCGTGGGCGCGCAGGTACTGGTCCGCGCGAAAGTACCAGTTTCCGATAACGCCCTTGCCGGCGAGATCGCGAGCTTGAAGGTCGGCGCCTGCGGAAACTAGCAGCTTCACGCAATCCAGGGAGCATTGGGCCGCATGGTGCAGGGGGGTCTTGCCCTCGTGATCTTTCGAGTTCGGATCGGCGCCGGCGATGAGCAATTGATTCACGATCTTCGGCCAGGTGTAATGCACCGCCGCTGCGAGCAGGGTCAGGCCCTTCGCATTGCGCGTCTCGATGTCATTGCCCGCGGCCAGGTAGCGTTCCACCTCGGGGGCTCGACCGCGTTCGATCGCCAGGAAGATGGGAAGGGTTTCTTGCTCGTCGCGCAGGTCGTCGAAGTAGGTATCGTACATGAGCATCGACAGAAACTCGGTGAACGACTCGGCGACCCAATGGATGTTGTCTCCCTCGGCCTCTTCCGTGCCATCCCAGAAATAGACGTGGCCGAAGTTGGCTGTTCCGTCATCGACGTACAGCAAGATGGAATCCAGCCCACCGCAATTGGCGATCGTCAGATAACCGGCGGGGATCCGTCCCTCATAAAGGTTCGCATTCAGGGAGAGCGAGCCGCTCCCAAGTTCCTCGCCTGACTCACCCAGGAATTCAGAAACGCAAACGCCGTCCGACCAGCGATCGGTATCCGGAACGTAGAACATCACAGGCTTTTGAAACCAGCCGCCGTTGAAATGTAGCAAGAACTCCACATAGTCCGCCGGTAGTGAGAGTCCAAGCTTTGATTGTAACGTCTTCAGAGTCGCGCGCGTGAGCGGCGGATCGAGCGAGTCCTGCAATAGTTCAATAATAGCAAGTTGTTGCATCGGAACTCGCCGTTTTCAGAGAATTGGCGTTTGTCGCGACCGATTCTTTTGGCAGGCGTTCGTCAAACGTGCTCGCAGCGCCTTCTTCGCCTGTGACGCGGCGTTGTCAAAGTCTTGCTGACTGCCTCCCTGAGACTGTGAGTAGTTCGCGCCCTGCATGTCTTGTCTGAATTTATTTAATGCATCGGCGATTTCTTGCGCGTCCACGCGGCCATTTGTTTCAACCTCGTTGGTGACTTC includes these proteins:
- a CDS encoding class I SAM-dependent methyltransferase, which gives rise to MPPARPDWNLPQGVTHSLWEYATADHIATEYDDYFAYNKLFQFDEAVLLRHFTRPGRLVDLGCGTGRLLMPFARRGFHCVAVDLSRPMLTVVGEKAERAQLAVDRVQANFVELDCFADASVDYCIIMFSTLGMIRGAENRARVLAHARRIVRPGGLFVAHVHNRWFHLYDPQGRRWLLRGLLGRLRGNTLEPGDKVFEYRRIPNMLLHSFTRREFRALLGGAGFQIREFISLDADRQRPLAHPWLLGGFRANGWIALCE
- a CDS encoding alpha/beta hydrolase yields the protein MTCSRLIRSVFLCLFAVWPIASARADEPADQHEIEVRDNVEYGTGGGEKLTLHLAKPKNLSEPAPAIVFIHGGGWRQGNKDAYHDMIREAARRGYVAISVGYRFAPAHLFPAQVEDVKCAVRWLRAHADELNVDPARIGATGDSAGGHLSLMLGTTEPSDGLEGNGGWNDRSSKVQAVVAYYGPTNFLAEYPTITQPIIESFLGGKLDERREEYRRASPLTYVSKDDAPTLIFHGTKDILVPYQQAFEMIDAFTKVDVPGRVEIMLGAAHGWRGDERKRTEAETFDFFDEYLRKQSD
- a CDS encoding ATP phosphoribosyltransferase, which gives rise to MSQILRLGIPSGSLQEATAELFRRAGYKISFSSRSYYPGIDDDEIECMLIRAQEMARYVQDGVLDAGLTGHDWIVETGADVHEVAELVFSKVSRRPVRWVLCVPESSPVQKVEDLAGKRIATEAVGLTKSFLARHGVEARIEFSWGATEVKPPKLADAIVEVTETGSSLRANQLRIVAEVLQSTTRFIANKEAYADPWKKQKIDDVVLMLRGAMAADGKVGLMMNVPRASLSRVLSLLPALQRPTVSSLADDNWVDVITVLDESVVRHIIPKLKAAGAGGIVEYPLTKVIE
- the hisI gene encoding phosphoribosyl-AMP cyclohydrolase, whose product is MSDQPTNAPDFAKGDGLLPAIAQDAATGDVLMMAYMNAESYAETLATGRAVYFSRSRNKLWRKGEESGNVQEVRGIYLDCDADTILLKVHQIGDAACHTGFRSCFYRQVTPDGLREVGQRVFDPATVYKK
- a CDS encoding glycosyltransferase family 2 protein, with amino-acid sequence MQRSITFCLPVYNEQTTLATTVAEILEVLPEIASRFELLIVDDGSTDATPELASDLAEHYPQLRLLHHGRRQGTRAALARGVREARGEIVLVREQDCAPGIDDVMRAWQRIDSSTHRIPTLPILEDSSVQTWVQKAIAWGQRRERRSGQRENEMLAAAFQQSAGSDWRWADRETLAARLTGEVVDLWNDHALELAPGLRRDLPSRAAQGRVAPQPRRPAFLDKVRDFATGE
- a CDS encoding helix-turn-helix transcriptional regulator encodes the protein MSSAAYHPVPIRDVDEVVPTDSPQGRRLHRIREVRRQQGVSLRRVARALKVDYDTVRDQEEETTDLPLSLVYQWQKVLDVPVGDLLIDSEAPLSTPVMQRARLVKLMKTAQAIMEKAETPPIRRMAETLITQLCEIMPELKDVSPWHAVGQRRTLNEYGRVVERRLTDGVWRDL
- a CDS encoding SMI1/KNR4 family protein; its protein translation is MQQLAIIELLQDSLDPPLTRATLKTLQSKLGLSLPADYVEFLLHFNGGWFQKPVMFYVPDTDRWSDGVCVSEFLGESGEELGSGSLSLNANLYEGRIPAGYLTIANCGGLDSILLYVDDGTANFGHVYFWDGTEEAEGDNIHWVAESFTEFLSMLMYDTYFDDLRDEQETLPIFLAIERGRAPEVERYLAAGNDIETRNAKGLTLLAAAVHYTWPKIVNQLLIAGADPNSKDHEGKTPLHHAAQCSLDCVKLLVSAGADLQARDLAGKGVIGNWYFRADQYLRAHGAIE